From a single Lolium rigidum isolate FL_2022 chromosome 7, APGP_CSIRO_Lrig_0.1, whole genome shotgun sequence genomic region:
- the LOC124679396 gene encoding 3-hexulose-6-phosphate isomerase-like, which translates to MSGGDTLSSTAAADASAICAQIASVFTAPSAHPPARSVLVSELAAAASRGGRVFVHGVGREGLMMRALCMRLAHLGLPAHCVGDVTAPPALSGDLLVASAGPGAFSTVDAICGVARGAGARVLLLTARPEGDFPGRQADVVAHLPAQTMADDEDCGAAAAAAAAQGSSQGKLPMGSLYEGAMFVLFEMVVLELARVLGQSPAQMRARHTNLE; encoded by the coding sequence ATGAGCGGCGGCGACACCCTCTCCTCGACAGCAGCGGCCGACGCCTCCGCCATATGTGCCCAGATCGCGTCCGTCTTCACCGCGCCCTCCGCACATCCCCCGGCGCGctccgtcctcgtctccgagctcgccgccgcggcctcccggGGCGGCCGCGTGTTCGTGCACGGCGTCGGGCGCGAGGGCCTCATGATGCGCGCCCTCTGCATGCGCCTCGCGCACCTCGGCCTCCCCGCGCACTGCGTCGGCGACGTCACGGCGCCTCCCGCCTTATCAGGGGACCTCCTCGTCGCCTCCGCGGGGCCCGGCGCGTTCTCCACCGTCGACGCCATCTGCGGCGTGGCGCGCGGCGCCGGCGCGCGCGTCCTGCTGCTCACGGCCCGGCCGGAGGGTGACTTCCCGGGGCGCCAGGCGGACGTGGTCGCCCACCTCCCCGCGCAGACCATGGCTGACGACGAGGAttgtggcgcggcggcggcggcggcggcggcgcagggaaGCTCGCAAGGGAAGCTGCCGATGGGGAGCCTGTACGAGGGGGCCATGTTTGTGCTGTTCGAGATGGTGGTGCTGGAGCTCGCGCGCGTTCTGGGCCAGAGCCCGGCCCAGATGAGAGCCCGCCACACCAACTTGGAGTAG
- the LOC124671478 gene encoding fasciclin-like arabinogalactan protein 14, with amino-acid sequence MAPINASFGAAVLSLLFLASSTTAFNITRILGEFSDFSTLNSLLSQTKLADEINRRQTITVLAVDNGAMGAISALPSDVQRKVLTVHVVLDYYDADKLRGIKNGSAMLTTMFQSTGQATNRMGFINYTRRADGVMMFGSAEPGASLTSQMVKSVASRPYNISVLQVSSAIVPPSIGSTDGSKAHAPENAHAKAPAPAPTPSMSKKPNAPAPAPAPSDDSSAEGPADAPGPAADGPDVDGPVADSPDADGPSADSPDADGPAGADAPADDSDDTAAATGRVVARAGLGVMALVFMVVSL; translated from the coding sequence ATGGCTCCGATCAACGCCTCCTTCGGCGCGGCGGTGTTGTCACTACTTTTTCTGGCGTCATCGACAACGGCCTTCAACATCACGAGGATCCTCGGCGAGTTctccgacttctccaccctcaacaGCCTTCTCTCCCAGACGAAGCTGGCCgacgagatcaaccggcggcagaCAATCACCGTGCTGGCAGTCGACAACGGCGCGATGGGCGCCATCTCGGCCCTCCCTTCGGACGTCCAGCGGAAGGTGCTCACGGTGCACGTCGTCCTGGACTACTACGACGCCGACAAGCTCCGCGGCATAAAGAACGGCTCCGCCATGCTGACGACGATGTTCCAGTCCACCGGCCAGGCCACCAACCGGATGGGCTTCATCAACTACACCAGGCGCGCCGACGGCGTCATGATGTTCGGCTCCGCCGAGCCCGGCGCCTCGCTGACGTCCCAGATGGTGAAGTCCGTGGCATCCCGGCCCTACAACATCTCCGTGCTGCAAGTCAGCTCCGCCATCGTGCCGCCCAGCATCGGCTCCACTGACGGCAGCAAAGCTCACGCTCCGGAGAACGCCCATGCTAAGGCCCCCGCACCGGCGCCCACGCCGTCGATGAGCAAGAAGCCAAACGCCCCTGCTCCGGCTCCGGCACCGTCCGACGATTCTAGCGCTGAAGGACCTGCTGATGCACCTGGCCCGGCGGCAGACGGGCCCGACGTGGACGGTCCGGTGGCAGACTCGCCCGACGCGGATGGCCCGTCGGCAGATTCGCCGGATGCTGATGGCCCGGCAGGCGCCGATGCACCGGCAGATGACAGCGACGATACCGCGGCCGCCACGGGCAGGGTGGTTGCCCGTGCTGGTTTAGGTGTCATGGCGCTTGTGTTCATGGTTGTTTCGCTCTGA